From the genome of Denticeps clupeoides chromosome 4, fDenClu1.1, whole genome shotgun sequence, one region includes:
- the cdk2ap2 gene encoding cyclin-dependent kinase 2-associated protein 2, with product MMSYKPIAPAPPGSNHTPPGSSVPSPSLPSSSNFRPAFSDFGPPSMGFVQPVKVSQGSTYSELLSVIEEMSREIRPTYAGSKSAMERLKRGIIHARALVRECLAETERSART from the exons ATGATGAGCTACAAGCCGATTGCCCCTGCACCCCCCGGCTCGAACCACACTCCCCCGG gtTCCAGCGTGCCGTCTCCGTCTCTGCCCTCCTCTTCCAACTTCAGGCCGGCGTTCAGTGACTTTGGCCCGCCTTCTATGGGCTTTGTGCAG CCCGTGAAAGTATCTCAGGGCTCCACCTACAGCGAACTGCTGTCTGTCATTGAGGAGATGAGCCGTGAGATCCGGCCCACCTACGCTGGCAGTAAAAGTGCCATGGAGAGGCTAAAGAGAG GTATTATCCATGCCCGTGCTCTAGTCAGGGAGTGTCTGGCAGAAACGGAGAGAAGCGCTCGCACATGA
- the aip gene encoding AH receptor-interacting protein isoform X1 gives MEELAISLKAEGIQKKVISPGKGELSTFPDGTKVKFHYRTSLCNGAVVDDSRTMGGCSKPMELIMGKKFKLPVWERIVSTMREGEIAEFICDTKHTALYPLVSQSLRNISAGKDPMEGQRHCCGIAQIHSHHSLGHVDLDQLQASPQPLAFTMEVLQVLPPGSFRLDTWAMTDEEKLNAVPQIHEEGNALFKEGDTAAAAEKYYNAIACLKNLQMKERPGDESWIKLDLMITPLLLNYCQCKLMQGQYYEVLDHCSSIISKYEDNVKAYFKRGKAHAAVWNEREARADFAKVQELDQSLGPSVGRELRAMEDRIREKEKEEKGRYKNLFSHSASASATATTG, from the exons ATGGAGGAGCTGGCTATATCGCTCAAAGCCGAAGGGATTCAGAAGAAAGTAATCAGTCCCGGAAAAGGGGAATTGTCTACATTCCCCGATGGGACCAAG GTGAAGTTTCACTATCGCACAAGCCTTTGTAATGGCGCGGTGGTGGATGATTCCAGGACCATGGGCGGCTGCAGCAAGCCCATGGAGCTCATCATGGGGAAGAAATTCAAACTTCCCGTGTGGGAGAGGATCGTTTCCACCATGAGGGAAGGAGAGATTGCGGAGTTCATTTGTGACACGAAG CACACAGCCTTGTATCCGCTGGTGTCCCAGTCTCTGAGAAACATTAGCGCCGGCAAAGACCCGATGGAAGGGCAGAGGCACTGCTGTGGCATCGCCCAGATCCACTCCCACCACTCACTGGGCCACGTGGACCTGGACCAGCTGCAGGCCAGCCCCCAGCCGCTGGCCTTTACTATGGAAGTCCTGCAG GTTTTACCCCCAGGCTCGTTCCGGTTGGACACCTGGGCCATGACGGATGAGGAGAAGCTGAACGCTGTGCCTCAAATTCATGAAGAGGGTAATGCGCTCTTCAAAGAGGGTGACACTGCAGCAGCGGCAGAAAAGTACTACAACGCAATTGCCTGCTTGAAGAACCTGCAAATGAAA GAGCGGCCCGGTGATGAATCTTGGATCAAGCTTGACCTTATGATCAcacccctgctgctgaactatTGCCAGTGCAAGCTGATGCAGGGTCAGTATTACGAGGTGCTCGACCACTGCTCCTCGATCATCTCCAAATACGAGG ACAACGTAAAGGCTTATTTCAAGCGGGGAAAGGCTCATGCGGCCGTGTGGAACGAGAGGGAGGCGCGGGCCGACTTTGCCAAGGTGCAGGAACTGGATCAGTCACTTGGGCCCTCGGTGGGACGTGAACTGCGGGCTATGGAGGATCGCATccgagagaaagagaaggaggaaaAGGGACGCTACAAGAACCTCTTCAGCCACAGTGCCAGTGCTTCTGCCACAGCAACCACT GGCTGA
- the aip gene encoding AH receptor-interacting protein isoform X2, giving the protein MGPRTMGGCSKPMELIMGKKFKLPVWERIVSTMREGEIAEFICDTKHTALYPLVSQSLRNISAGKDPMEGQRHCCGIAQIHSHHSLGHVDLDQLQASPQPLAFTMEVLQVLPPGSFRLDTWAMTDEEKLNAVPQIHEEGNALFKEGDTAAAAEKYYNAIACLKNLQMKERPGDESWIKLDLMITPLLLNYCQCKLMQGQYYEVLDHCSSIISKYEDNVKAYFKRGKAHAAVWNEREARADFAKVQELDQSLGPSVGRELRAMEDRIREKEKEEKGRYKNLFSHSASASATATTG; this is encoded by the exons ATGGGACCAAG GACCATGGGCGGCTGCAGCAAGCCCATGGAGCTCATCATGGGGAAGAAATTCAAACTTCCCGTGTGGGAGAGGATCGTTTCCACCATGAGGGAAGGAGAGATTGCGGAGTTCATTTGTGACACGAAG CACACAGCCTTGTATCCGCTGGTGTCCCAGTCTCTGAGAAACATTAGCGCCGGCAAAGACCCGATGGAAGGGCAGAGGCACTGCTGTGGCATCGCCCAGATCCACTCCCACCACTCACTGGGCCACGTGGACCTGGACCAGCTGCAGGCCAGCCCCCAGCCGCTGGCCTTTACTATGGAAGTCCTGCAG GTTTTACCCCCAGGCTCGTTCCGGTTGGACACCTGGGCCATGACGGATGAGGAGAAGCTGAACGCTGTGCCTCAAATTCATGAAGAGGGTAATGCGCTCTTCAAAGAGGGTGACACTGCAGCAGCGGCAGAAAAGTACTACAACGCAATTGCCTGCTTGAAGAACCTGCAAATGAAA GAGCGGCCCGGTGATGAATCTTGGATCAAGCTTGACCTTATGATCAcacccctgctgctgaactatTGCCAGTGCAAGCTGATGCAGGGTCAGTATTACGAGGTGCTCGACCACTGCTCCTCGATCATCTCCAAATACGAGG ACAACGTAAAGGCTTATTTCAAGCGGGGAAAGGCTCATGCGGCCGTGTGGAACGAGAGGGAGGCGCGGGCCGACTTTGCCAAGGTGCAGGAACTGGATCAGTCACTTGGGCCCTCGGTGGGACGTGAACTGCGGGCTATGGAGGATCGCATccgagagaaagagaaggaggaaaAGGGACGCTACAAGAACCTCTTCAGCCACAGTGCCAGTGCTTCTGCCACAGCAACCACT GGCTGA
- the asah1b gene encoding acid ceramidase, translating into MREPGVGHLRRRNMALWLMCVLLVVKCSVVSPQFVPPYTEECRTGMYPPQGPTFKGAVTWYTVDLDLPPSKRWAAIMMEKRSDVVKMIDEIKDLADALVPSGKLIDLVDKELPLIVDTLPYPFNEELRGVAAASGVPLGEIALFNLFYEVFTVCTSIVAEDTTGNLIHARNLDFGLFLGWDVKNKSWLITEKLKPLVVNVDFRRKNSTVFKSTSFAGYVGILTGIRPHAFTLTINERFSIDGGYIGILEWLLHHRDAMWMGFLTRSVLENATSYEEAKNSLSQTKLLAPAYYILGGNQTGQGCIITRSRTESLSLLEINLKMNRWYVLETNYDHWKDPLFLDDRRTPAMKCMNQTTQANISIKTMYDVLSTKPVLNKLTTYTTMMEASTGKLEAYIRDCPSPCMPW; encoded by the exons ATGCGGGAGCCTGGCGTCGGTCACCTGAGGAGAAGGAACATGGCTCTCTGGCTCATGTGTGTGCTGCTCGTCGTGAAGTGTTCGGTCGTGTCGCCGCAGTTCGTTCCTCCC TACACCGAAGAATGTCGAACTGGCATGTATCCCCCTCAAGGTCCGAC GTTCAAAGGAGCAGTCACCTGGTACACTGTGGATCTTGACCTGCCACCAAGCAAAAGATGGGCTGCGATAATGATGGAAAAAAGAAGCGAT GTGGTTAAAATGATTGACGAAATTAAGGATTTAGCGGATGCCCTCGTTCCTAGTGGGAAACTCATTGATTTGGTTGATAAGGAACTG CCCTTGATCGTGGATACACTTCCATATCCGTTCAACGAGGAGCTCAGAGGTGTCGCAGCAGCATCAGGAGTGCCTTTAG GGGAGATCGCCCTGTTCAACCTGTTCTATGAAGTGTTCACTGTCTGCACCTCAATAGTTGCCGAAGACACGACAG gCAATTTGATCCATGCCAGAAATCTGGATTTTGGCCTTTTCTTGGG CTGGGATGTTAAGAACAAGTCCTGGCTTATCACAGAGAAGCTCAAACCACTGGTGGTGAATGTAGACTTCAGGAGAAAAAACAGCACAGTGTTCAAGTCCACCAGCTTTGCAGGTTATGTGGGCATTTTGACAGGAATCCGGCCG CATGCGTTCACCCTCACCATCAATGAACGGTTCAGCATCGATGGTGGTTACATTG GCATTCTGGAGTGGCTCCTTCATCATAGAGATGCCATGTGGATGGGATTTCTGACTCGGTCCGTACTGGAGAATGCCACTAG CTACGAGGAGGCCAAGAACAGTTTAAGCCAGACTAAACTGTTGGCCCCTGCTTATTACATCTTGGGTGGAAACCAGACTGGGCAGGGCTGCATTATCACCAGGTCCCGGACCGAAAGCCTGTCCCTGTTGGA GATCAACCTGAAGATGAATCGATGGTATGTGCTGGAGACTAACTATGACCACTGGAAGGACCCTCTGTTTCTGGATGACCGCAGGACCCCTGCAATGAAGTGCATGAACCAGACTACACAGGCT AACATTTCCATTAAGACCATGTATGATGTTCTGTCAACAAAGCCAGTTTTAAACAAG ctgaCTACGTACACCACAATGATGGAGGCATCCACTGGGAAGCTGGAGGCTTACATACGTGACTGCCCCAGTCCATGCATGCCCTGGTGA